Proteins encoded together in one Phalacrocorax aristotelis chromosome 7, bGulAri2.1, whole genome shotgun sequence window:
- the MB21D2 gene encoding nucleotidyltransferase MB21D2 isoform X2, which yields MVQKLDQKLPVANEYLLLSGGVREGVVDIDLDELNVYARGTDYDMDFTLLVPALKLHDRNQPVTLDMRHSALCHSWLSLRLFDEGTISKWKDCCTIVDHINGATNYFFSPTKVADWFYDSISIVLSEIQKKPQRGMPKVEKVEKNGTIISIILGVGSSRMLYDIVPVVSFKGWPAVAQSWLMENHFWDGKITEEEVISGFYLVPACSYKGKKDNEWRLSFARSEVQLKKCISSSLMQAYQACKAIIIKLLSRPKAISPYHLRSMMLWACDRLPASYLAQEDYAAHFLLGLIDDLQHCLVNKMCPNYFIPQCNMLEHLSEETVMLHARKLSSVRSDPAEHLRTAIEHVKAANRLTLELQRRGSTTSIPSPQSDGGDTNQPDDRLAKKLQQLVTENPGKSISVFINPDDVTRPHFRIDDKFF from the coding sequence ATGGTTCAGAAACTTGACCAGAAGCTGCCTGTAGCCAACGAGTACTTGCTGCTTTCAGGTGGTGTGCGGGAAGGTGTTGTGGACATTGATCTGGATGAGCTGAATGTTTATGCACGAGGCACAGACTATGACATGGACTTCACCCTGCTTGTGCCCGCACTGAAGCTGCATGACCGCAACCAACCAGTCACGCTGGACATGCGCCACTCAGCTTTGTGCCACTCCTGGCTGAGCCTGCGTCTGTTTGATGAAGGAACTATCAGCAAATGGAAGGACTGCTGCACGATCGTTGACCATATTAACGGAGCTAccaattatttcttctctccaACAAAAGTTGCAGACTGGTTCTATGACTCCATTAGCATTGTCCTCTCTGAGATCCAGAAGAAGCCTCAGCGAGGGATGCCAAAGGTGGAGAAGGTAGAAAAGAATGGGACTATTATATCCATAATTTTGGGAGTGGGCAGCAGCCGCATGCTGTACGACATTGTCCCCGTGGTGTCCTTCAAAGGTTGGCCAGCTGTGGCACAGAGCTGGCTGATGGAGAACCACTTCTGGGATGGGAAGATTACAGAGGAGGAAGTCATAAGTGGGTTTTACTTAGTGCCTGCATGTTCCTACAAGGGAAAGAAGGACAATGAATGGAGGCTGTCGTTTGCCAGAAGTGAAGTGCAGCTGAAAAAGTGCATCTCCAGCAGCCTCATGCAAGCCTATCAGGCCTGCAAAGCTATCATCATCAAATTGCTGTCCCGCCCCAAAGCCATTAGCCCATATCACTTGCGGAGCATGATGCTGTGGGCTTGCGACAGGCTACCAGCCAGCTACTTGGCCCAGGAGGATTACGCAGCCCATTTCCTCTTGGGTCTCATTGATGATCTCCAGCATTGCTTGGTCAACAAGATGTGCCCTAACTATTTCATCCCCCAGTGCaacatgctggagcacctctctgaaGAAACTGTTATGCTGCATGCACGGAAGCTGTCCTCAGTCCGCTCAGACCCTGCCGAACACCTTCGAACTGCCATCGAACATGTCAAAGCAGCCAACCGGCTAACACTAGAGCTTCAACGGCGGGGCAGTACCAccagcatcccctccccacaGTCAGATGGAGGAGACACCAACCAGCCTGATGACCGATTAGCCAAAAAGTTGCAACAGCTAGTGACTGAGAACCCTGGGAAGTCCATCTCCGTCTTCATTAACCCAGATGATGTCACAAGGCCCCACTTCAGAATTGATGATAAATTTTTCTGA